One window of the Cryptococcus gattii WM276 chromosome E, complete sequence genome contains the following:
- a CDS encoding DNA-directed RNA polymerase II largest subunit, putative (Similar to TIGR gene model, INSD accession AAW43636.1) has product MTVTFPYSSAPVKQVKEIQFGIMSPEEIKAFSVAKIESTEVLDENGKQKVGGLMDPKMGTIDRNFKCQTCLEGMSECPGHFGHIELARPVFHQGFIVKVKKILECVCYSCGKLKVDMRDPMVANAVRRIKAQHRLKAIWALAKDKKICEPDELDEKDNGDATFEDEYLQEKKATMKGHGGCGHEQPVWRKKGLKLLGVWKPTDKGEDEATEPEERNVSPGEVYNILKKITPEDLHIMGLNADYARPDWMILTVLPVPPAAVRPSIAVDGGAMRSEDDLTYKLSQIIKFNGVVRRMEAEGVPPSVVNEQFDLLQYHVCTYMDNDIAGLPRDQQKGGRAIKAIRARLKGKEGRMRGNLMGKRVDFSARTVITGDPNLQLDQVGVPKSIAMTLTYPERVTPYNIVYLQTLVNNGPATYPGARYYVKDTGERVDLKYRKSGEPISLQFGWIVERHLKDGDYVLFNRQPSLHKMSMMSHRVKLMNYSTFRLNLSVTSPYNADFDGDEMNLHVPQSEETRAELSQIAWVPRQIVSPQANKPVMGIVQDTLCGIRKFTLRDNFLDWLQVQHILLWLPEWDGSIPPPAIFKPKPMWTGKQLLSMTIPKGINITYKNNEKPSPIDVTDENVLIENGELVHGTIVKNMAGSANNGLVHVIFRELGHVAARDFFSAVQRVVNYWLLHYGFSVGIGDTIVDKATMAGITNRMVEAKEAVQKLVQEAEANRMKPKPGMTIRETLEASIAAELNKARDWTGKTTQDNLKADNNVKQMVVSGAKGSFINISQMSGVVGQQFVEGKRIAFGFRHRSLPHFSKDDYGPESRGFVENSYLRGLTPQEFWFHAMGGREGLIDTAVKTAETGYIQRRLVKAMEDLKVAYDGTVRNSVNEVVQFLYGEDGMDGAAMEKQSLDIIRLSDRAFERRYKIDVLGANGFSKGVLQAGIDQSSISLQKLLDEEFAQISEDRHILRSEIYQDGTPGHPLPVNIQRVIQNSQQIFHIDPRVPSDLDPVYLLEQREALAERLLVVRGDDKLSRAAQKNATLVFNMLLRSHLATRRVLEEYHLNREAFDWVIGEVEQIFNKAVVNAAEMVGTLAAQSIGEPATQMTLNTFHYAGVASKSVTGGVPRLKEIINVAVNIRTPALNVYLDPEYSKTEEDAHQIMRKLTYTRLRDITATVEIFYDPKLDSTDIEEDKDFVDAFFAIPDEDIRLELHSPWLLRLELDRAKVLEGGYEMSQIVDAIADTVGKDVFVIHSEDNAPKLVIRIRVVAEKEDEELLGDEDMFLKRIEGTLLDQVELGGITGITRVFISEGKQVVISQNGEYDQQKEWFLETDGINLKEVMAVDGVNAFRTYSNNCYEVYETLGIEAARNALYKELNGVIEMGGSYVNYRHLALLCDLMCSKGALMSITRHGINRTDAGALSRAAFEETVEILLEAAAVGDIDDCKGVAENVLLGQMAPMGTGAFDVSLDMNMLKDVIVDHRLPVQNMMAAGMTGGMTPGGAMTPYDNLSPMWGGDKGALGHAAFSPIQSSANDEGGNFAYMGYGQSPMHGGMSPAGYSPSSPAGYSPTSPFAVTSPAYSPTSPFAGAAAGSASPWVGRGGYGATSPAYSPTSPQYSPTSPQFSPTSPSFSPSSPTYSPASPAYGGAGVGNRASPYSPTSPAYSPTSPMGGITSPQYSPTSPRYSPTSPAFSPTSPSYSPTSPAPFQATSPRYSPTSPQFSPTSPTYSPASPAYSPTSPQYSPTSPAYSPTSPAYSPTSPAYGGAAPNGGTAQQQNGPARPGWGNAGGYGTSPSWKS; this is encoded by the exons ATGACGGTCACATTTCCTTACTCCTCTGCGCCGGTCAAGCAGGTCAAGGAGATCCAATTTGGTATTATGAGCCCAGAGGAGATT AAAGCCTTTTCTGTCGCCAAAATCGAATCCACCGAGGTCTTGGATGAGAATGGGAAGCAAAAGGTTGGAGGTCTGATGGATCCCAAGATGGGCA CCATCGACAGGAATTTCAAATGTCAAACTTGTCTCGAAGGCATGTCCGAATGTCCAGGTCACTTTGGTCATATCGAACTCGCCCGACCGGTTTTTCACCAAGGTTTCATTGTcaaggtgaagaagatctTGGAGTGTGTTTGTTATAGCTGTGGAAAACTCAAGGTCGACATG CGAGATCCGATGGTAGCGAATGCGGTCCGACGTATAAAGGCTCAACACCGACTCAAAGCCATTTGGGCGCTCGCTAAGGACAAGAAGATCTGTGAACCTGATGAGCTGGATGAAAAGGATAACGGCGATGCCACATTTGAGGACGAGTATCTGCAAGAAAAAAAGGCGACAATGAAGGGTCACGGTGGTTGTGGTCACGAACAACCTGTatggagaaagaagggatTAAAATTGCTGGGTGTCTGGAAGCCTACCGACAAGGGAGAG GATGAGGCCACCGAGCCAGAGGAACGCAATGTTTCTCCAGGGGAAGTTTACAACATCCTTAAAAAGATCACTCCCGAGGACCTACATATCATGGGTCTCAATGCCGACTATGCCCGACCCGACTGGATGATTCTTACTGTTCTTCCTGTACCTCCTGCAGCTGTCCGACCTTCAATCGCCGTCGACGGTGGTGCCATGCGTAGTGAAGACGATTTGACCTACAAGCTTTCACAGATCATCAAGTTCAACGGTGTCGTACGACGAATGGAGGCCGAAGGTGTACCGCCCAGTGTCGTAAACGAACAGTTCGACTTGCTTCAGTACCATGTATGTACATACATGGACAATGACATTGCAGGATTGCCTAGAGATCAACAGAAGGGAGGTAGGGCCATCAAGGCTATCAGGGCAAGGTtaaaaggaaaagaaggtCGTATGAGAGGTAATTTGATGGGAAAGCGTGTCGATTTCTCAGCGCGAACGGTTATTACTGGTGATCCCAATTTGCAATTGGATCAGGTCGGTGTGCCCAAGAGTATCGCCATGACTTTGACATACCCCGAGCGAG TCACTCCATACAATATTGTCTACCTTCAAACCCTTGTCAACAATGGTCCCGCTACCTATCCCGGTGCTCGATACTACGTCAAGGACACCGGAGAACGAGTCGATTTGAAGTACCGCAAATCTGGTGAACCAATCAGTTTGCAGTTTGGTTGGATTGTGGAAAGACATTTGAAGGATGGGGA CTACGTACTGTTTAACCGACAACCAAGTTTGCATAAAATGTCCATGATGTCCCATCGAGTCAAGTTGATGAATTATTCCA CTTTCCGTTTGAACCTTTCAGT TACCTCACCTTATAATGCTGATTTCGACGGTGATGAAATGAACTTGCA CGTTCCGCAGAGTGAAGAGACAAGAGCAGAGTTGAGTCAGATTGCTTGGGTTCCCAGACAG ATTGTCTCGCCCCAAGCGAACAAGCCGGTTATGGGTATTGTCCAGGACACTCTGTGTGGTATCCGTAAATTCACTCTCCGAGACAATTTCCTCGACTGGCTTCAAGTTCAGCACATTCTTCTTTGGCTTCCTGAATGGGACGGATCCATCCCCCCACCAGCCATTTTCAAGCCTAAGCCCATGTGGACCGGTAAACAGCTTTTATCCATGACCATTCCCAAGGGAATCAACATCACCTATAAAAACAATGAGAAGCCTTCGCCGATCGACGTGACAGATGAGAATGTGTTGATCGAAAATGGGGAGTTAGTGCACGGAACGATTGTGAAGAACATGGCCGGCAGTGCCAACAACGGTTTGGTGCACGTCATCTTCCGAGAACTGGGCCACGTCGCTGCTCGAGATTTCTTTTCAGCGGTGCAGAGGGTTGTTAACTATTGGTTACTGCACTACGGTTTCTCCGTCGGTATCGGTGACACCATTGTTGATAAGGCGACTATGGCGGGTATCACTAACCGAATGGTAGAAGCCAAGGAAGCTGTCCAAAAGTTGGTCCAAGAAGCTGAAGCGAACCGAATGAAGCCCAAGCCCGGTATGACTATCCGAGAAACCCTCGAAGCGTCTATCGCCGCAGAGCTTAACAAGGCGCGTGATTGGACTGGTAAGACGACTCAGGATAACCTCAAGGCGGACAACAATGTCAAGCAGATGGTGGTATCTGGTGCCAAGGGTTCGTTCATTAACATCTCCCAGATGAGTGGTGTTGTGGGTCAGCAGTTTGTTGAAGGAAAACGTATCGCGTTCGGCTTCCGACACCGATCATTACCACACTTCTCAAAAGACGACTATGGGCCTGAGTCTCGAGGTTTCGTTGAAAACTCATATTTGCGTGGTTTGACTCCTCAGGAATTCTGGTTCCACGCTATGGGTGGTCGAGAAGGTTTGATTGATACTGCTGTCAAGACTGCCGAGACTGGTTATATCCAAAGAAGATTGGTCAAGGCGATGGAGGACTTGAAGGTTGCTTATGATGGTACTGTGAGAAATAGTGTGAATGAGGTTGTGCAGTTCTTGTATGGTGAAGACGGTATGGACGGTGCCGCAATGGAGAAGCAG AGTTTGGATATTATCCGACTCTCCGATCGAGCGTTTGAGAGGCGATATAAGATTGATGTTCTTGGTGCCAATGGCTTCTCCAAGGGGGTTCTTCAGGCCGGTATCGACCAatcatccatctctcttcAAAAGCTCCTCGACGAAGAGTTTGCTCAAATCTCCGAAGACCGTCATATCCTTCGTTCCGAAATTTACCAGGACGGTACCCCCGGTCACCCCTTACCTGTCAACATTCAACGTGTCATCCAGAATTCTCAGCAAATCTTCCACATTGACCCCCGTGTTCCCTCTGATCTCGATCCCGTCTACTTGCTCGAACAAAGAGAGGCGCTGGCCGAGAGACTGCTTGTGGTGCGAGGTGATGACAAGCTTTCAAGAGCGGCGCAGAAAAACGCCACCCTTGTGTTCAACATGCTTTTGCGATCCCACCTTGCCACTCGTCGAGTTCTGGAAGAGTACCACCTTAACAGAGAGGCGTTCGACTGGGTTATCGGAGAAGTGGAACAAATCTTCAACAAGGCTGTTGTCAATGCTGCCGAAATGGTTGGTACGCTTGCTGCTCAGTCCATTGGTGAGCCTGCCACTCAGATGACGCTTAACACATTCCATTATGCGGGTGTGGCGAGTAAATCTGTGACTGGTGGTGTTCCTCGTCTGAAGGAAATTATCAATGTCGCTGTCAACATTCGAACCCCTGCGTTAAACGTCTACCTCGATCCTGAGTACAGTAAGACCGAAGAGGATGCGCATCAGATCATGCGAAAGTTGACGTACACTCGATTGAGAGATATTACTGCCACTGTTGAGATCTTCTACGACCCCAAGCTTGACTCTACGGATATTGAGGAAGACAAGGACTTTGTGGACGCGTTCTTCGCTATTCCTGATGAAGACATTAGACTGGAGCTTCATTCCCCTTGGCTATTGCGTCTTGAGCTTGACCGAGCCAAGGTACTTGAAGGTGGTTATGAAATGTCGCAGATTGTTGATGCCATTGCCGACACCGTGGGCAAGGACGTCTTTGTTATTCACTCTGAAGACAACGCTCCCAAGCTTGTTATTCGTATTCGAGTCGTTGctgagaaggaggatgaagaacTGTTGGGTGACGAGGACATGTTCCTCAAGAGAATTGAAGGCACCTTGCTCGATCAAGTTGAGCTTGGTGGTATCACTGGTATTACTCGAGTTTTCATCTCGGAAGGCAAGCAGGTTGTTATCTCTCAGAACGGTGAATACGATCAGCAGAAGGAATGGTTCCTCGAAACGGACGGTATAAACCTCAAGGAAGTTATGGCTGTTGACGGCGTCAACGCTTTCAGAACTTACTCCAACAACTGTTACGAAGTCTACGAGACTCTTGGTATCGAAGCCGCCCGAAACGCACTCTATAAGGAGCTTAACGGTGTTATTGAGATGGGTGGTTCCTACGTCAACTACCGACATCTTGCGCTGTTGTGTGATCTTATGTGTAGCAAGGGTGCTTTGATGAGTATCACTCGACACGGTATTAACCGAACTGATGCTGGTGCTCTCTCAAGAGCGGCGTTCGAAGAGACGGTGGAAATCTTGCTTGAGGCTGCGGCTGTGGGTGATATCGATGACTGTAAGGGTGTTGCAGAGAATGTGTTGTTGGGTCAGATGGCTCCTATGGGTACTGGCGCTTTCGATGTGTCACTTGACATGAACATGCTCAAGGATGTGATTGTTGACCACCGACTGCCGGTGCAGAACATGATGGCCGCGGGCATGACTGGTGGAATGACTCCAGGAGGAGCGATGACTCCTTATGACAATCTGTCACCCATGTGGGGTGGAGACAAGGGGGCTTTGGGTCACGCGGCATTCTCACCTATCCAAAGCTCAGCGAACGACGAAGGTGGCAATTTTGCTTATATGGGTTATGGACAATCACCAATGCACGGCGGTATGTCTCCTGCAGGTTACTCACCTTCATCGCCTGCTGGATACTCGCCTACTTCACCGTTTGCTGTTACAAGCCCGGCATACAGCCCTACTTCTCCGTTTGCGGGTGCAGCAGCGGGCTCAGCGTCCCCGTGGGTTGGAAGAGGCGGGTACGGCGCTACGAGTCCTGCTTACTCCCCGACATCTCCTCAATATTCTCCCACTTCTCCCCAGTTCTCTCCTACATCAccatccttctctccatcttcaccCACTTATTCACCAGCTTCTCCGGCTTATGGCGGTGCGGGTGTTGGAAATAGGGCGTCACCTTATTCCCCCACATCTCCTGCCTACAGCCCGACAAGCCCAATGGGTGGTATTACGTCTCCGCAGTACAGTCCTACGAGTCCGAGGTACAGTCCGACAAGCCCGGCGTTTTCACCTACAAGTCCGTCGTACAGTCCGACAAGCCCTGCGCCCTTCCAGGCCACCAGTCCGAGGTATTC TCCCACCAGTCCTCAATTCTCTCCCACTTCGCCGACCTACTCTCCTGCCAGTCCAGCTTACTCGCCTACAAGCCCCCAATATTCACCTACTAGTCCCGCCTACAG TCCGACGTCGCCGGCTTACAGCCCGACATCTCCAGCGTACGGCGGTGCTGCCCCCAATGGCGGTACGGCTCAACAGCAAAACGGTCCGGCGAGGCCTGGATGGGGAAATGCTGGGGGGTACGGGACATCGCCTAGCTGGAAGAGCTAG